Within the Miscanthus floridulus cultivar M001 chromosome 17, ASM1932011v1, whole genome shotgun sequence genome, the region AAGTTGCTGGAGATCCTGTACAGTAAAGTTTCTGGAGCTGAGCGTTCGATGGTATCTATTGTGGGTACATGGTGGCCAGGTCCTTGAAAATTAACATCAGCAATGTAACAAACTTTTCTAAAATTTAGTAGAGGATATGACCAAAGTCATGCATCGACTAGCTTACACTGGGATAGGCTGTAGTTGGATGGTCCTGGCCGTAATTCGTCGGTCTCAGCTTTGTTTCTGAGTTTAGTGTTTGTTTCCAGTTCACAGTTCAGTGTATGCCCGCATCTGTTTAAAGTATGAAGCTTGAGCAAGTTAGAAATTAGCCCCTGTAGTGATAAAGCTGTCCGTTAATCTCCTAGTGTGGAACCACCGATTGGATATACCGAGATAACTATGTAACATCATACTCCCTCCCTCCTAAATAATTATCGTTTTCGCTTctcgagaaataactttgactaaatgtATATAAAAAATTCTTagtatttatgatacaaaattaaTACAATTAGAtggatcgttgaatctatttttataataaattaatttggagatataaatgttgtaagtattttttacaaatctagtcaaacttagggTATGGAAACCAAAagcgacagttatttagggacgaaAAGAGTAGATATTAGATGCATGATATTTGCTGATAAGGTTTGGTCAAAGTCTGAGGCAGAGTCACTAATCATCGCAGGAACAGAATCTAGTGAACCTTAGCTAATCCAGCAACTTTTCCTTAAAAAAAGTATTTCTGTAAGTCTTCATTTTTAGAAAGTTACAAAGCTGCACACCTAATTTTTAGGTATAATATTATACGAGACATAACTTATTAACATAACTTAGTCAATACGTTGTTTTAATATACTTTATAGATAACTTGTCAtgataatatttttatataactTTTGAAGTCTAACTTTTGTTCATAAGGCAAACTTATTCTTAACAATTTTTCAACATAACTTTTATAAATACAACTTTACTTACATAATAAATTATATGAATATCATAACTTGTACACGTAAATTATTGTTTTTCGAACTTCTTTTGAAAAATATACATATTGTTTATCTAACACAGTtttttatgtaatttgttttgatCAAATTTCTCAAACAtataataaaaaaaggaaaaagataaAATACGGGAGAaaaatgaaaggagaaaaaagaAGTGAGAAAATAAAATGCGatagagaaaaaaaaataaaagaaaaaagtgAGAAAATCGAATGGATGTCAGTCGTGAACATGACCCATAGATAAATCGCTCTGACCGCAAGGGGAGAGAAAAGGAGAAAGATATACTCAatccatcctaaattataagacgttttacattttctaaatatatagcttttgctatgcacatagatatacgctatgtctagatacatattaaaaataatatatctagaaaaaacaaaacgtcttataatttagaatggagaaagTACTGAGTTATAGCAAGAACGGTAGACATAGGAAGATATTTGCTAgtaatatattattttttaaaaggCGGAAGTCAATTTATAAAAGCAAGCAAAGCGCAAAATAAAAGGCCCCGTCCCTCAGGTTTGAGCCTAGCGCAAAAGCCGATTCCAAATGCAAAATTTCTGCACAAACATTTTTTTGTCCACCTCTATGTGATCCAGACTCATAATTCATATGGGTTAGAATAACCCTCGTCTAGCAATAACTAGTGCATAGTCCGATTCCACTACATATTAAGTCACACCCTCACTCATACGAGTCAGAACAACTCGTATCTACCGATAATATGAAACCCTACTACTATATGTATTGAGTCCTATTATAACAAACATATTTGCTAGTTAAACTTAAATATGTTCTTCACTTAAATATTTATGTATCTGTATTGCAACTACAGCAACATCGTCAGGAAGCAGCGAGTTGTGGGAGGATGGCCTATATAAATGCTTTACCTTTtgcccttttctctctctcagagTCCGGATTCCTTGCACCGACACGAATATCTTGGACGAGGTGGAAACCGACACGAATATTTTGCTGCAACGGATAAGGAAGAACCAAATGAAACGAAAGCGACTGCACCGCTTTGAAGGTCGACTGCTTCGTCACATACATGGTGACATGGATTGCCACTACTTGTCCCGGCTTCTCTAAGCACTACTTATTACCTATTGTATGTAATTATTACACGTAATAAGTAAGTTTTAATTAAGATGGCTTTggtaggtggtgtttggttgcccccaCCTAAATTTTAGTTGATGTACCATCGAATGTTTCGACACATGCATGaattattaaatataaactaattatgaaactaattgtatagtttacgactaatttacgagacgaatcttttaagcctaattagcctatgatttgacaatatggtgttacagtaaacatgtgctaatgacagattaattaggcttaaaaattcgtctcgtggagtactgacggattatgtaatttattttttattagtatccgaacacctcatgcaacattctcccgacacacctcctaaattttaatcaCCTGATCCAAACACCACAGTAGTCTTAAGAGACAAGCTACAGACAGCCACATAATTGTTGTGTGCCATATCATTATCATGTGATAATGCCCTCTGTGCTGAACAGTGAGTGAGTGGCCCTTCTcatacccctctctctctctagagtagcGCTGTGCGTCTTTGCCTCAGCAGCATCCGGGAAGCGGCTGCTCCTCGCCTGCTCCTTGTGGGGGAAAGGACAGCGGCGACGGTGGCGGGGAGTTGGACCTGAAGCCCGGATGCTTTCTCCCGAGACACAGCTACACTGCTAGAGCACTCACTATGTAAGGAaatatctctctctctctggtttAGATCTCTAGCTACAGAAGGTGCTAGTTATAGCTAGCGGCGGAGGGGGCTTTCACTTGCTCCAATCGTGGCGATTTGGGTTAAGATTCTGGCATGCAGAGAGCTTCCGCTCTGTGCGggatctggggaagggtgtcagtgccCAGCCTTACCCTCGCACATGTGCAATACGACAAGACAGTGACTGGATCTTCCAGGCCCAGGCCcgggcggtaagactctactaggcccgcccttcatatatatatatatatatatatatatatatatatatagctaaagaTTTTGAAATAAAGGAGGCCAGTTGGCCAGATATTCTTCGGAATGGTAGATGATGCCAAAACAGGAGCTGGGTTTGTGTATATTTGGAACTATATTTGCCTTTACGTTTCTTGTTTCATGTGAGGGAATGAAAGCCCATTGTTTGGCTCAGGGCGGTAGAGAACCATGCGCACAATGCTTTCATGTTACATGTTACTTGGCAGTGCTGAGACCAACCTCATGAAGTTATTATTTGTCTGTATGAGGCACACATGCATTCATAGAGAACAACTAGACTTCACAATGGCGTTACAAGTAAATTGGACATAAAGAGAACAAAATTGCAGCAACCCATGTTCCTGCTCACAGCAACATATTTGTAACCATGTTGTCGCAAAACACATGGATTTGACATTTGACCCTGCATCTTATGGGAAGCTTTTGTGTGTGCTTGGATATCGAAGTCTCTTTCCAAATTTAGTTGTTGTAATGTATGCATCAGTATCTAAGGTTTTTACCTATATTGCCCCTTCCATCAACAGAACATTTGTTGAATACGAATTGCTTTGTCTTTACAGCACTAATGTTTGCCTATGACAATGGAGTCACCTACAACTGCCGCTGGTGATGAACTGGAGAGCTACTTGTCCTTGGGTTTGACAGTATCCCACTCACAGAAAGATGATGCTGAATTTCCAAAGGTTCTGCTGCTTCTCTCAGCGTATCTTGACAAGAAGGTTCAGCAGAATGAAGAGTTACTAGATTCCAGTAAAATAAAGGAGTCAACCACTATCTTTCATGGTCAGAGGGTGCCTGAACTTAGTATAAAGCTCTATGCAGAACGCATTTTCAAGTATGCAAAGTGCAGCCCATCTTGCTTTGTGTTGGGACTTATCTACATGGAGAGATATCTACGGCAACCAAACATTTACATGACGTCATTTAGTGTCCATCGCTTACTTATTGCAAGTGTTGTTGTTGCTGCCAAATTCATTGATGATGCGTAAGGACCCACCATAACAGCTTTACATTTACATTTTCACATATGTACTTTGTATGAAAGTATGATCTTACATACTGTTAGCCATAGACTGATATCAGGTCTTCAGTAATGATACTGACCATAGATGCAAACTCAAACCTTAGCTGGCTCAATAAACTAGCATCACTAGGAAATTTCCAAATATGATCTTTTACCATCCGGAACAACTTTACATGGTTTGTGGTCAGCTATCTTCTTTGGTATGGAAGCAATTTTCTTTATATTATACAAGAATTAAGAAGCCTCTTTATCTCTAAATGCTAGACTTGTTTTCTCAGTtatttgtcaaaaaaaaatttatttggggggggggggggggggtcatgtTTGTCGTAGTACCTTTTTTTGTTAAAGCACTACTTAATTGGACTGCATCAGTCAATTAGTAGTACCTTTTTTTTTGTTAAACCACTAGTTGTAACAGGTGATAGCTTATGCTGGAATTTAAGGATAGTAATGAGGGCCAGGTGTTGGTGGCCAATATGCCCCAGATTAGTAAGTGAATTCCACCCTGACTGTGGAAAATAAACTTATAACCACACTTCAAGTAAAAGAAAGCTGATATTGATCAAGGTTTTGTTCATTCCATAACGAAGATAAACTGAAGAAAGTTTTCCAGTAACTTTTTTTGATACATTTTATTTGCAGGTTTTTCAACAATGCATACTACGGGAGAGTTGGAGGAATTACCACAAGAGAGATGAATATGCTTGAGCTGGATTTGTTGTTCAGTCTGGACTTCAGGCTCAAAGTGGATATAGAGACTTTCGGAAGCTACTGCTTGCAGTTGGAGAAGGAAGCACTGGTTCTTGTTTTGGAGAGACCAATTCAGGTCCAAGCAGCCAACGTGACTAAACACTTGATTTGTAACAGCAGTGCCGATGAGACTTGCAAACACGAGCTCGTGCGGGAAAGGTACAGCAGTCAGGCTGTCCATGGTTGTAGCTGGTAAATCTGATATT harbors:
- the LOC136518677 gene encoding cyclin-P3-1-like produces the protein MTMESPTTAAGDELESYLSLGLTVSHSQKDDAEFPKVLLLLSAYLDKKVQQNEELLDSSKIKESTTIFHGQRVPELSIKLYAERIFKYAKCSPSCFVLGLIYMERYLRQPNIYMTSFSVHRLLIASVVVAAKFIDDAFFNNAYYGRVGGITTREMNMLELDLLFSLDFRLKVDIETFGSYCLQLEKEALVLVLERPIQVQAANVTKHLICNSSADETCKHELVRERYSSQAVHGCSW